The nucleotide sequence CGGTCACAGAGACCCGTATTGAAGCTGCGCGGCACGCCAACCCCCTTACTTTTTTGCCTGGCAATATTCCGATCAGCCAGCACATAGACCGCTTGCTGAAGAAGCAGGTGCGCTTTGTTGCTTGTTACGCCGATCTCAACCATTTCAAACCCTTCAATGACCACTATGGCTATTGGCGTGGCGATGAGATGATTTTGCTATTGGCTAGGTTGTGCATGGAACACTGCGATGCACAGCGAGATTTCTTGGGGCATGTGGGGGGAGATGACTTCATCATGCTGTTTCAAAGCCCAGACTGGCGGCTGCGGTGTGACCGCTTGGTTGCCGAATTCAATCAAGGTGCAAGAGCGCTTTTTGATGCCGATGCTCGCCAGGTAGGTGGCATACATGCCGAAGATCGGCATGGCATTCACCGGTTTTTTCCATTCACGACCTTGTCAGTGGGCGCTGTAGTCATTGACGGGGGTGCTTTCACCCGGCCAGAGCATGTGGCGAATTTGGCGGCAGCGGCTAAACACGGCGCAAAGCAGTCAGGTCTTGGCGTTTTTGAGCAAACATCGCGGACCACGACGGAGCTTAAGGACTACCCCACAAGTAGTCAGCCCTTGTTGCAACCTTAGAGACCGCGAATCTCTAGAGGCCATGCAGTTTTTTGCCATGCCAAAGCTTCTTCTTTCAGCAAGTATGCCGACTGTGGATAGGCAGCGGCCCAACCAATGCGTGTGGTGAGACAGGCAAAATAGGGCGCTTGCGTGCTGCGCTCAAGGGTCATACCCTCAAGGTCGGGGTCCCGCCTGGCGTGGCAAAGAATCACTGCAAGGCGCAGCGACATGAGTTGGGCGGCTAAGCCTTCTTCGCCAAGCATGGGTTCAAGCTTGCGCAACTTCCCCCGGTGCCCTAATACCAAAAGGCTAAGCCGGTGCATCTCTGACAGCGAAAAACCCATGGCATCGGCGTTGTCCAAAATGTAGGCGCCATGCTTGTGGTAGTCGCTGTGCGAAATGTGGCTGCCAACTTCATGCAATTGGGCAGCCCAATTGAGTTTGCGCAAGAAACGATCACGTTTTGCAAACTCACTACATGACGGGTCCGAAATAATGGGTGCAAGCAATTGGGTTGCCACATTGCCAACCCGTGCCCCGTGCACGGTGTCGATTGCAAACTTGGTCGCCAAACGTTGCACACTGTTGATGCGCAAATCGTCCACCGTGTTGCTAGTACCTAGCAAATCGCAAATCAAACCATGGCGCAGTCCACCGGCGGCATGCTGCATGGATTCAATGCCCAAGAGACTGAACACCGCGCGCATCACGCTAACACCGCCGCCAATGATGGCCTTGCGGTCTTCGCGCATGCCCAACATCCGCAGGCGGTCCACACTTTGCCCGGCCACCAGCTTTTCTAGCAGCCAGTCCAAGCCGTCTTGTGTGACCACGCCTTGTGGCCATCCTGCCGCAACCAATACGTCACCAATAGCGCCAACCGTACCCGCTGAACCATAGGCCACGTCCCAGTTGTCCGGGTGGTAGGCGTCAAAGGCTTCGTCCAGCACTGCTTTTGCGGCAATTTCCGCTATTTCAAAGGCTTTGCGTGTGAATTGGCCATCTGCAAAGTAACGTTTGGACCATGCAATGCTGCCCACGCGAAATGACTCCATGACGCTGGGGGTCATCCCTTGTCCCAAGATCAACTCGGTTGAGCGACCGCCAATGTCGATCACAAGGCGGCGCTCCTCGGAGCGCTCCAGCATGTGCGCCACACCTTGGTAAATTAGCCGCGCTTCTTCACGCCCGGAGATCACATCAATCGGGAAGCCTAGTACTTCGTTCGCAGTTTTGAGAAACTCGTCGCGATTGCGCGCTTCGCGTAGCGTTTGGGTGGCTACAGCACGCACTTCGCCGGGTTTGAAGCCGGCAAGGCGCTCGCCAAAGCGTGCCAGGCAGTCCCAGCCGCTTTGCATGGCGTCTGCGGTCAGGTTGCGGTTCTCGTCGAGCCCCCCACCTTGGCGCACGGTTTCTTTCAGGTATTCGGTGCGACGAAATTCACCATGGTCTACGCGCCCGATCTCGAGGCGAAAACTGTTTGATCCTAAATCCACGGCGGCGAGCCGACTTCCGTTTTGCATCTGCTTTTACTTCTACTTTTGATGGGGGGAGCTATCTTCGTTAAGAGCATAGCACCGTAGCCGGAACACCGGTTGGGGGTAAAAAGACTAGCCGATCAGGCGGCCATCCGGTGCAATCATGCTTTGGGTTACATACGTGCCACTGCGATTTTTTCCGTCGAGATTGAGTCTAAAACCACCCAGTTCGACAGAGCTACGCTTCTGGAGTGCTTGCAGTGTGCTTTGGCGTGTCACTGCGCCGTCTATGGACTGGAGCATCTCGTAGGTGTAGCGTGCCGACATAAAGCCAGCCAAGCTGTGGGGGGTAGGGGGTTCGTCATAGAGCCGCCCTAAGGTGTCTCGGTAGGCGCGAACGATAGGTAGATTGGAGTTCACCAGCGGCACAACTTGGGTTGCCACCACTTGTGCGTGGCGAGAGCTTCCCATTTGACTCAGTGTTTGCAGATTGACATCCGACATGCCGACGATGTAGCGCAAGGCGGCTTGTTTATCAATGCCCCGGCTAAACTCGTATAACTCGGGGGTTCCACCAATGAAAACCAATACCCGTGGTGTGTCCGGCGTGAGTGTTTTCCCAAGCTGCTGTAGATCTGCGCTGGGGCTGTAGTTTTTGAGTCGCAAGCCAAGGGTTTGGGCTGCAAGTTCAACATCTGTTTTGTAGCTCGCGAACTCGGCGGGAGAGCCGTACACAGCACCCATCTCCGTCACCCCCATCACGGCCAATGACTTGACAGCATGTGTGATCTGGTCTTGGCGAGACGCAAAAATCGGGAAGGTGTTATCACCGCCGATCAGGTCAAGGTTTTGAAGCCAGGGGGCGATGTGCGCGATGTCAGGTAGCTCTCTGCGCAGAATATCTGCAATTTGGCTTGCCGCACGGTCGCCTGAAGTGCCAAACAATGCGACACATTGGGTTTGATTTTTCAGCGACTCCACCGCCGCACGGAGGTTGGCGGCGGTCCCATCCACTTCTATGACTTGGTGTTGGATTGTCTTGCCGCGCAAGCCGCCTTTGGCATTGATGTCACTCCAAGCAGCCCGAGCCCCTACCAGAAAGTCTTTGGACACGTCAATTTGAGTCGCTGACATGTCTACGATTTGCGCCACCGATATGCGTCCTGCACTCGTGCTCCTGCTTGCCTGCGCCCAGGCCGGCAAGGCGGCACTTGCAGCTAAGCCACTGGTGATTCCAAGAAGTTTGCGGCGGTTAAGGATGTACTGGTGGTGCATGAACGTGATCGCTTCGTAGGTGGACTTGCCAGGGTGATGTGTGCTACAAAAAAAATAGCTGTATACGCACACTGGGTGTGCGCAAACAGCTATTTTTGCGGGGGAATTTGACTGCGCTGTGACGCGCGTCGATTTACTTCTTGACCGGAGCTGTCATCACGGTGTCAATGATGTGTACCACCCCGTTGGTTGCCACCAAGTCGGCCTTGGTGACGGCTGCATTTTCCACAGTGACGAATTCGCCCGCTTTGGCGATGGCGACGTTGGCGCCGTGCAGGGTTTTGACGTCACTATTTTTGATGTCTGCCGCCAGCAGCTTGGCCGCAACTACATGGTAGGTCAGCAAGTCTTTGAGCTTGTCAGGGTTTTGGCTCAGCTCATCCAAGGTTTTGGCTGGGACTGCCTTGAATGCTTCGTCCGAAGGGGCAAAGACGGTGAAGGGGCCGCCGGACTTCAAGGTCTCGCCAAGTCCCGCTTTCGCTACCAATTTGCTGAGTGTGCTCAGGCTAGGGGCACTTGCTATGGTCGCACCCACGTTCACCGGCGCTGAAGTCGTGGCACAACCCGCGAAAGCCAGTGCCGTGGCGGCTGCCAGTATGAGTCGTGCGGAAGCTGCAAATAGAGTGTCTTTGGTCATGAGTGGCTCCAGATGAACAGTGAGAAGTCGAGAGCTTAAGTATTTTTGATGACAAAAAAATGACACTAAGTTGAAAATGGAGTGTCAAAAAAAAGACTAGGTGATTTGGGGCTTGTTTGCCCAAGTCACAAAGATGTCATAAATTCTTCTTAAAGTCAGCCCATCTGTTTCTCGATCAACCAACCAACCAAGCAAGGGTATCCGATGACATTTACTTTCAAACGCGCAGTTCTTGCAATTGCCATCACTTCTTCATTGGGTTTTGTGGGTGCCGTTAGTGCCCAGGAACTGACGGGTGCTGGTGCCAGCGCGCCGGCCCCTGTCTACTCAAAGTGGGCCTCTGATTACAACAAGGCGACTGGTGTCAAGGTGAACTACCAGTCCATCGGTTCTGGTGGTGGTATCAAGCAGATCGACTCCAAGACAGTGGACTTTGGCGCATCTGATGCTCCACAGACGGACGAAGCCCTGAAGGCCAAAGGTCAAATCCAATTTCCTACCGTGATCTTGGGTGTGGTGCCGGTGATCAACGTTAAAGGTATTGAGCCTGGTCAACTGCGTTTGAACGGTCAAGTGCTGGGTGACATCTATTTGGGCAAGGTAGCGCGTTGGAATGACCCAGCCATCAAGGCGCTGAACCCCACATTGGCATTGCCGGATGCTGCCATTGCTCAAGTGCGCCGTGCTGATGGTTCGGGAACTTCCTTCTTGTTTACCAACTATTTGAGCAAGGTGAATGCGGAGTGGAAAGCCAAAGTGGGCGAGGGTGCTGCCGTGAACTGGCCAGTGGGTGCGGGTGGCAAGGGTAACGAAGGCGTTGCAGCCTTTGTGAGCCGCCTGCCTAACTCAATTGGTTATGTGGAATACACCTACGTCAAGCAAAGCAAGTTGAGCTTCGTAACGATGCAAAACGCCTCCGGCAGCTTTGTTGCGCCCGACGACACTGCGTTTAAAGCCGCTGCAGCGGGTGCAGATTGGACTAAGTCATTCAACCAAATCATTACCAACATGCCTGGTAAGGATTCTTGGCCTATCTCCGGTGCGACATTTATCTTGATGCACGCCAAGCAAGATAAGCCCGCCAACGGTTTGGAAACCCTGAAGTTCTTCGACTGGGCTTACAAAAATGGTGACAAGACCGCCATCGACTTGGAATATGTGCCTATGCCTAAGCCAGTAGTCGCAGCGATCGAAAAGCTGTGGGGCGAAGTGAAAGACGCGTCCGGCAAGTCCATT is from Rhodoferax aquaticus and encodes:
- a CDS encoding ABC transporter substrate-binding protein — translated: MHHQYILNRRKLLGITSGLAASAALPAWAQASRSTSAGRISVAQIVDMSATQIDVSKDFLVGARAAWSDINAKGGLRGKTIQHQVIEVDGTAANLRAAVESLKNQTQCVALFGTSGDRAASQIADILRRELPDIAHIAPWLQNLDLIGGDNTFPIFASRQDQITHAVKSLAVMGVTEMGAVYGSPAEFASYKTDVELAAQTLGLRLKNYSPSADLQQLGKTLTPDTPRVLVFIGGTPELYEFSRGIDKQAALRYIVGMSDVNLQTLSQMGSSRHAQVVATQVVPLVNSNLPIVRAYRDTLGRLYDEPPTPHSLAGFMSARYTYEMLQSIDGAVTRQSTLQALQKRSSVELGGFRLNLDGKNRSGTYVTQSMIAPDGRLIG
- a CDS encoding fasciclin domain-containing protein, which gives rise to MTKDTLFAASARLILAAATALAFAGCATTSAPVNVGATIASAPSLSTLSKLVAKAGLGETLKSGGPFTVFAPSDEAFKAVPAKTLDELSQNPDKLKDLLTYHVVAAKLLAADIKNSDVKTLHGANVAIAKAGEFVTVENAAVTKADLVATNGVVHIIDTVMTAPVKK
- the pstS gene encoding phosphate ABC transporter substrate-binding protein PstS, translating into MTFTFKRAVLAIAITSSLGFVGAVSAQELTGAGASAPAPVYSKWASDYNKATGVKVNYQSIGSGGGIKQIDSKTVDFGASDAPQTDEALKAKGQIQFPTVILGVVPVINVKGIEPGQLRLNGQVLGDIYLGKVARWNDPAIKALNPTLALPDAAIAQVRRADGSGTSFLFTNYLSKVNAEWKAKVGEGAAVNWPVGAGGKGNEGVAAFVSRLPNSIGYVEYTYVKQSKLSFVTMQNASGSFVAPDDTAFKAAAAGADWTKSFNQIITNMPGKDSWPISGATFILMHAKQDKPANGLETLKFFDWAYKNGDKTAIDLEYVPMPKPVVAAIEKLWGEVKDASGKSIWTK
- a CDS encoding Ppx/GppA phosphatase family protein; this translates as MQNGSRLAAVDLGSNSFRLEIGRVDHGEFRRTEYLKETVRQGGGLDENRNLTADAMQSGWDCLARFGERLAGFKPGEVRAVATQTLREARNRDEFLKTANEVLGFPIDVISGREEARLIYQGVAHMLERSEERRLVIDIGGRSTELILGQGMTPSVMESFRVGSIAWSKRYFADGQFTRKAFEIAEIAAKAVLDEAFDAYHPDNWDVAYGSAGTVGAIGDVLVAAGWPQGVVTQDGLDWLLEKLVAGQSVDRLRMLGMREDRKAIIGGGVSVMRAVFSLLGIESMQHAAGGLRHGLICDLLGTSNTVDDLRINSVQRLATKFAIDTVHGARVGNVATQLLAPIISDPSCSEFAKRDRFLRKLNWAAQLHEVGSHISHSDYHKHGAYILDNADAMGFSLSEMHRLSLLVLGHRGKLRKLEPMLGEEGLAAQLMSLRLAVILCHARRDPDLEGMTLERSTQAPYFACLTTRIGWAAAYPQSAYLLKEEALAWQKTAWPLEIRGL